A genomic segment from [Flavobacterium] thermophilum encodes:
- the narG gene encoding Respiratory nitrate reductase 1 alpha chain, translating to MKRKRSPLANRFKYIRPIERQADGHSETTYGDRAWEDAYRRRWQHDKVVRSTHGVNCTGSCSWNIYVKNGIVTWEGQQLNYPSTGPDMPDFEPRGASFSWYMYSPLRVKYPYVRGILLDMWREALSHHPNNPLEAWKSIVEDREKAKRYKQARGKGGFVRVSWDEALTLVAASLLYTVVKYGPDRNVGFSPIPAMSMVSHAAGSRFMQLMGGPMLSFYDWYADLPPASPQIWGDQTDVPESSDWYNAGYIITWGSNVPLTRTPDAHFLAEVRYRGTKVVSVSPDYAESTKFADDWLSVKQGTDGALAMAMGHVILNEYYVKRTVPYFERYAKTYTDFPFVVTLKQNGGAWTAGRFLLAKDLGKQTNNAEWKPVIYDENTDSFVVPNGTIGARWEDKGKWNLRLVDEETEQPLEPRLSFLGSEDEVISIQLPYFTAEGGKTIERAVPVKKVQTVTGDVYVTTVYDLILANYGIDRGIGGTVARSYDDEVPFTPAWQEAITGVDRELVVKIAREFADNAIDTNGRSMIIVGAGINHWFNSDTIYRAVLNLVLFVGAQGVNGGGWAHYVGQEKLRPVEGWQTIATARDWVGPAKLQNGTSFFYFATDQWRYEERPVDELISPLAKKARYSHPGDYNVLAARLGWLPSYPTFNKNGIELYNEAVSHGARTPEEIGAYVAKQLKKKELQFAIEDPDNEANFPRNLIVWRANLISSSGKGHEYFLKHLLGTTNGLLNDDRDSLRPEEIRWRDEAPEGKLDLLVNLDFRMAGTALYSDVVLPAATWYEKHDLSSTDMHPFVHPFNPAVPPLWEARSDWDIFKSLAKAVSDVAKQAGLKPMKEVVATPLLHDTAQELAQPFGEVKDWSKGETEPIPGKTMPNIHVIERDYTLIYDQMTALGPNVARQPIGTKGIAWSAKDEYEQLKRRLGTVRRASIADGCPDISEAKKAAEAILTLSSTTNGKMAVKAWEALEKKTDLKLADLAKEREEECFTFEQITAQPKTVITSPAFSGSEKGGRRYSPFTTNVERLIPWRTLTGRQSFYIDHELMHEFGETMATFKPMLPHRPFSNKRPKENGKEVILNYLTPHNKWSIHSMYFDSLPMLTLFRGGPTVWMNKDDAAEAGINDNDWIECFNENGVVVARAVVSHRLPRGMAFMHHAQDRHINVPGTKLTNNRGGTHNSPTRIHVKPTHMIGGYAQLSYGFNYYGPTGNQRDLYVVIRKLEEVDWLED from the coding sequence ATGAAACGAAAACGATCTCCGCTTGCCAACCGTTTCAAATATATTCGGCCGATCGAGCGCCAAGCCGACGGCCATAGCGAAACAACCTACGGCGACCGCGCCTGGGAAGATGCGTACCGTCGCCGCTGGCAGCACGACAAAGTCGTCCGCTCGACCCATGGCGTCAACTGCACGGGGTCGTGCAGCTGGAACATTTACGTCAAAAACGGCATCGTCACCTGGGAAGGACAGCAGCTCAACTATCCGTCGACCGGGCCGGATATGCCGGACTTTGAACCGCGCGGCGCGAGCTTCTCATGGTATATGTACAGCCCGCTGCGCGTCAAATACCCGTATGTCCGCGGCATCTTGCTTGACATGTGGCGCGAGGCGCTCTCCCATCATCCAAACAACCCGCTTGAGGCGTGGAAAAGCATCGTTGAAGACCGCGAAAAAGCGAAGCGCTACAAACAGGCGCGCGGGAAGGGCGGATTCGTGCGCGTCAGCTGGGATGAAGCATTGACGCTTGTCGCCGCTTCTTTATTGTATACGGTCGTCAAATACGGCCCGGACCGCAACGTCGGCTTCTCCCCGATTCCAGCCATGTCGATGGTCAGCCATGCCGCCGGATCGCGCTTCATGCAGCTGATGGGCGGGCCGATGTTAAGCTTCTATGATTGGTACGCCGACTTGCCGCCGGCGTCGCCGCAAATTTGGGGCGACCAAACGGACGTGCCGGAGTCAAGCGACTGGTACAACGCCGGCTACATCATCACCTGGGGCTCGAACGTCCCGCTCACCCGGACTCCGGACGCTCACTTTTTAGCCGAAGTGCGCTACCGCGGCACGAAAGTCGTCTCCGTCAGCCCAGATTACGCCGAGTCGACAAAATTCGCCGACGACTGGCTGTCGGTGAAGCAAGGGACGGACGGCGCCTTGGCGATGGCGATGGGGCATGTTATTTTAAACGAATATTACGTCAAACGGACCGTTCCATATTTTGAACGATATGCCAAAACGTACACCGATTTTCCGTTTGTCGTCACCTTAAAACAAAACGGCGGCGCATGGACGGCCGGCCGCTTCTTGTTGGCGAAAGACCTTGGCAAACAAACGAACAATGCCGAATGGAAGCCGGTCATCTATGATGAAAACACCGACTCGTTTGTCGTGCCGAATGGAACGATCGGCGCTCGCTGGGAAGACAAAGGAAAATGGAACTTGCGTCTTGTTGATGAGGAAACAGAACAGCCGCTTGAGCCACGCCTGTCGTTTTTAGGGAGCGAAGATGAAGTCATCTCGATCCAGCTTCCATATTTCACCGCTGAGGGCGGAAAAACGATCGAACGCGCGGTTCCAGTGAAAAAAGTGCAAACCGTAACAGGAGACGTTTACGTCACGACCGTCTATGATTTGATTTTGGCCAACTACGGCATTGACCGCGGCATCGGCGGCACAGTCGCCCGCTCGTACGATGACGAGGTGCCATTCACGCCAGCATGGCAAGAAGCGATCACCGGCGTCGACCGCGAACTCGTCGTGAAAATCGCCCGTGAGTTTGCCGACAACGCGATCGACACAAACGGCCGGTCGATGATCATCGTCGGCGCCGGGATCAACCATTGGTTCAACTCCGATACGATTTACCGCGCCGTCTTGAACCTTGTCTTGTTCGTCGGCGCCCAAGGGGTGAATGGCGGCGGTTGGGCCCATTACGTCGGGCAGGAAAAGCTGCGGCCGGTGGAAGGATGGCAGACAATCGCCACCGCCCGCGACTGGGTCGGACCAGCGAAATTGCAAAACGGCACGTCATTCTTTTACTTTGCGACCGACCAATGGCGCTATGAAGAGCGGCCGGTCGATGAGCTCATCTCACCGCTGGCCAAAAAAGCGCGCTATTCACACCCTGGCGATTACAACGTCTTGGCCGCGCGGCTTGGCTGGCTGCCGTCGTACCCGACGTTTAACAAAAACGGCATCGAGCTGTATAACGAAGCAGTAAGCCATGGAGCCCGCACGCCGGAAGAGATCGGCGCCTACGTCGCGAAACAGCTGAAAAAGAAAGAATTGCAGTTTGCGATCGAAGATCCGGACAACGAGGCGAATTTTCCGCGCAACTTGATCGTCTGGCGCGCCAACTTAATCTCAAGCTCCGGCAAAGGGCACGAATACTTCTTAAAACATTTGCTTGGCACGACGAACGGCTTGTTAAACGATGACCGCGACAGCCTGCGCCCGGAAGAAATCCGCTGGCGCGATGAAGCGCCGGAAGGCAAGCTCGATCTGCTTGTCAACTTGGACTTCCGCATGGCCGGCACAGCGCTCTACTCCGATGTCGTCCTGCCGGCAGCGACATGGTATGAAAAACATGACTTAAGCAGCACGGATATGCATCCGTTCGTCCATCCATTCAATCCAGCCGTGCCTCCGCTCTGGGAAGCGCGCTCGGACTGGGATATTTTCAAATCACTTGCGAAAGCCGTATCTGATGTCGCCAAACAAGCTGGCTTAAAGCCGATGAAAGAAGTCGTCGCCACTCCGCTGTTGCACGATACGGCGCAAGAGCTGGCGCAGCCGTTCGGTGAAGTGAAAGACTGGAGCAAAGGCGAAACCGAACCGATTCCGGGCAAAACGATGCCGAACATTCATGTCATCGAGCGCGACTATACGCTCATTTACGATCAAATGACCGCCCTGGGTCCGAACGTCGCCCGCCAGCCGATCGGCACAAAAGGGATTGCCTGGTCAGCGAAAGACGAGTATGAACAGTTGAAACGCCGGCTCGGCACTGTCCGGCGCGCTTCCATCGCCGATGGCTGCCCGGATATCAGCGAAGCGAAAAAAGCGGCTGAAGCGATTTTGACGCTGTCATCAACTACAAACGGCAAAATGGCGGTGAAAGCGTGGGAGGCGCTTGAGAAAAAGACGGATTTGAAATTGGCCGATTTAGCGAAAGAACGCGAGGAAGAATGCTTTACGTTTGAACAAATCACCGCCCAGCCGAAAACGGTCATCACCTCGCCGGCGTTCAGCGGCTCGGAAAAAGGCGGGCGGCGCTACTCGCCGTTTACGACGAACGTCGAACGGCTCATCCCGTGGCGGACGTTGACCGGCCGGCAGTCGTTTTACATCGATCATGAACTGATGCACGAGTTTGGCGAAACGATGGCGACGTTCAAGCCGATGTTGCCGCACCGTCCGTTTTCAAACAAACGCCCGAAAGAAAACGGAAAGGAAGTCATCTTGAACTATTTGACGCCGCATAACAAATGGTCGATCCACAGCATGTATTTCGACTCCTTGCCGATGTTGACGCTTTTCCGCGGCGGGCCGACCGTGTGGATGAACAAAGATGATGCGGCCGAAGCCGGCATCAACGACAACGACTGGATCGAATGTTTCAACGAAAACGGCGTCGTCGTCGCCCGCGCCGTCGTCTCCCACCGGCTGCCGCGCGGCATGGCGTTTATGCACCACGCGCAAGACCGCCATATTAACGTGCCGGGCACGAAGCTGACAAACAACCGCGGCGGCACACACAACAGCCCGACGCGCATCCACGTAAAGCCGACGCATATGATCGGCGGATATGCACAGTTAAGCTACGGATTCAACTATTACGGACCGACGGGCAACCAACGCGACCTGTACGTCGTCATCCGCAAACTCGAGGAGGTTGATTGGCTTGAAGATTAA
- the narH gene encoding Respiratory nitrate reductase 1 beta chain gives MKIKAQVGMVMNLDKCIGCHTCSVTCKNTWTNRPGAEYMYFNNVETKPGIGYPKQWENQEKYRGGWELKNGELRLKSGSKAMRLVNLFYNPYQPTIDDYYEPWNYDYETLTNSPLKQYQPVARPKSSITGEWMELSWGPNWEDDLAGVHITGLRDPNVVKMEQAIQAEFENVFMMYLPRICEHCLNPSCVSSCPSGAMYKRDEDGIVLVDQNACRAWRYCVTSCPYKKVYFNWQTNKAEKCTLCFPRIEAGMPTICSETCVGRIRYIGVMLYDADKVKEAASVTDEKQLYHAQLDIFLDPNDPAVAAAAKEAGIPDEWIAAAQRSPIYKMIVDWKIALPLHPEYRTLPMVWYIPPLSPIMNTIEGKGSQASADDIFPAIDEMRIPIEYLANLLTAGDTAHIRTTLKKMAAMRSYMRAKQTNKQPDIRLIESLGLSREDIEEMYRLLAIAKYEDRFVIPASHREEVADLYAEQGSCGLAFAGGPGACGTLS, from the coding sequence TTGAAGATTAAAGCGCAAGTCGGCATGGTGATGAATTTGGACAAATGCATCGGCTGCCATACGTGCAGCGTCACGTGCAAAAACACATGGACGAACCGCCCCGGCGCTGAATACATGTACTTTAACAACGTTGAAACGAAACCCGGAATCGGCTATCCGAAACAATGGGAAAACCAAGAGAAGTATAGAGGCGGCTGGGAGTTGAAAAACGGCGAACTGCGGCTCAAATCCGGCTCGAAAGCGATGCGGCTCGTCAACTTGTTCTACAATCCGTACCAGCCTACGATCGACGATTACTACGAACCGTGGAATTACGACTATGAAACGTTGACGAACAGCCCGCTAAAACAATACCAGCCAGTGGCGCGGCCGAAATCAAGCATCACCGGCGAATGGATGGAGCTGTCATGGGGGCCGAACTGGGAAGACGATCTGGCCGGCGTCCATATCACCGGTTTGCGTGATCCGAACGTTGTCAAAATGGAGCAGGCGATCCAAGCGGAATTTGAGAATGTCTTTATGATGTACTTGCCGCGCATTTGCGAGCATTGCCTCAATCCGTCATGCGTATCGAGCTGCCCGTCAGGCGCCATGTACAAACGCGACGAGGACGGCATCGTCCTCGTCGACCAAAACGCCTGCCGCGCTTGGCGGTATTGCGTCACAAGCTGCCCGTACAAAAAAGTGTATTTCAACTGGCAAACGAACAAAGCGGAAAAATGCACGCTCTGCTTCCCGCGCATCGAAGCCGGCATGCCGACGATTTGTTCGGAAACGTGCGTCGGCCGCATCCGTTACATCGGTGTGATGCTGTATGACGCTGACAAAGTGAAAGAAGCGGCGAGCGTCACAGATGAGAAACAGCTGTACCACGCCCAGCTTGATATTTTCCTTGATCCAAACGATCCAGCCGTCGCCGCCGCCGCGAAAGAAGCGGGCATCCCAGACGAATGGATCGCCGCGGCGCAGCGCTCGCCGATTTACAAAATGATCGTCGACTGGAAAATCGCTTTGCCGCTGCATCCGGAATACCGGACGCTGCCAATGGTATGGTACATTCCGCCGCTGAGCCCGATCATGAATACGATCGAAGGAAAAGGAAGCCAAGCGAGCGCCGATGACATCTTCCCGGCCATTGATGAAATGCGCATTCCGATCGAATATTTGGCGAATTTGCTGACGGCGGGCGATACGGCGCACATCCGCACGACATTGAAAAAAATGGCGGCCATGCGCTCATACATGCGGGCGAAACAAACGAACAAACAGCCGGACATCCGCCTCATTGAGTCGCTCGGCTTAAGCCGTGAAGACATTGAAGAGATGTACCGTTTGCTCGCGATTGCCAAATACGAAGACCGCTTCGTCATTCCAGCATCGCACCGCGAAGAAGTCGCTGACCTCTACGCCGAACAAGGCAGCTGCGGGCTTGCATTTGCCGGCGGTCCAGGCGCCTGCGGCACGCTTTCATGA
- the narJ gene encoding Redox enzyme maturation protein NarJ: protein MNSEQRQIVFLCVSYLLSYPDEQWAESLPDCLEAIRSLEDETVRTPLLAVAEQLAATSARERMEQYVETFDFGKKTNLYLTYMTNGEQRERGIELVALKARYEAAGFAVSDRELPDYLPLMLEWMAYADQEHTTALLADYAGHIREIGDRLAAAGSPYAQLFDALNHTFTQLGVTPLPKGGATAWPANFSG, encoded by the coding sequence ATGAACAGCGAACAACGGCAAATTGTCTTTTTATGTGTGTCCTATCTGTTGTCCTATCCGGACGAACAGTGGGCTGAATCGCTTCCCGACTGCCTCGAGGCCATCCGTTCGCTCGAGGATGAAACCGTCCGTACGCCGCTTTTGGCAGTGGCCGAACAGCTCGCGGCCACCTCGGCTCGAGAGCGGATGGAGCAATATGTCGAAACATTTGATTTCGGCAAAAAAACGAATTTGTATCTTACGTATATGACAAACGGTGAACAACGCGAGCGCGGAATCGAGCTCGTCGCCTTAAAAGCGCGCTACGAGGCGGCCGGATTCGCCGTCTCCGACCGCGAGCTGCCCGACTACTTGCCGCTCATGCTTGAATGGATGGCCTATGCAGATCAAGAGCATACGACCGCCTTGCTCGCCGATTATGCCGGCCATATCCGCGAAATCGGCGACCGGCTGGCAGCGGCAGGCAGCCCGTATGCACAGCTGTTTGACGCGCTCAATCACACATTCACTCAACTCGGCGTGACGCCGCTCCCGAAAGGAGGTGCAACGGCATGGCCAGCCAATTTCTCTGGGTGA
- the narX gene encoding Nitrate reductase-like protein narX, translated as MASQFLWVIVPYLALVLFVAGHIWRYQRDQFGWTSKSSELLEKRQLRLGSLLFHWGILFVFVGHVMGILIPKPFYEALGVTEEMYHALALAGGIPAGLAAFVGLVILFRRRLTVKRVRATSSTGDWVALGFLLVVIASGLSSTFLNIDSHGFDYRTTIGPWFRGLLTFRPNPAYMEAVPLWFQIHILAAFGLFAVWPFTRLVHVFSFPLRYLQRSYVVYRKRMPKQAEPVNRAK; from the coding sequence ATGGCCAGCCAATTTCTCTGGGTGATTGTTCCGTATTTGGCGCTTGTCCTATTTGTCGCCGGCCATATTTGGCGCTACCAGCGCGACCAGTTTGGCTGGACATCCAAATCAAGCGAACTGCTCGAAAAACGGCAGTTGCGCCTTGGAAGCCTTCTCTTTCACTGGGGCATTTTGTTCGTGTTTGTCGGCCACGTGATGGGCATTCTCATTCCCAAGCCGTTTTACGAGGCGCTTGGCGTGACAGAAGAGATGTACCACGCCCTCGCCTTGGCAGGCGGCATTCCGGCCGGCTTGGCGGCCTTCGTTGGTTTAGTGATCCTTTTTCGCCGCCGCTTGACGGTCAAGCGCGTGCGGGCGACAAGCAGCACCGGCGATTGGGTTGCGCTCGGATTTTTGCTTGTCGTGATCGCCAGCGGACTGTCATCAACGTTTCTGAACATCGATTCGCACGGGTTTGATTACCGGACGACGATCGGCCCGTGGTTTCGCGGCCTTCTTACGTTCCGTCCGAACCCAGCTTATATGGAAGCGGTGCCGCTTTGGTTTCAGATTCATATTCTCGCTGCATTCGGTTTGTTCGCCGTCTGGCCGTTCACCCGTCTCGTTCACGTATTCAGCTTCCCGCTCCGCTACTTGCAGCGCAGCTACGTCGTCTATCGAAAGCGAATGCCAAAACAAGCAGAGCCGGTCAACCGCGCCAAGTAA
- a CDS encoding uroporphyrinogen-III synthase, with protein sequence MHGKRIALCASRKLDEMTTLIEKQGGTAIIRPAQGTVFSKGSELGEEMRTVIAMRPDWIVFTTGIGFEALLEAADREGMAAQWHRTIKEANVAARGYKTVTALKQIGVTPVAASEDGTTKGLIAALYGHDFAEKNVVVQLYGDTAPSLKQFFLEQGALYTELLPYRHIAPDEETLATLYKEIVGREVDAVCFTSAMQVRFFFSFAREKKEIAPLFDAFRTDVVACAVGKVTKEALEEEGVDRVIAPEHERMGAMIVTLARYFQQ encoded by the coding sequence ATGCATGGCAAACGGATTGCCTTGTGCGCCTCACGCAAACTGGACGAAATGACAACGCTTATTGAAAAGCAAGGAGGAACGGCCATCATTCGTCCGGCGCAAGGGACCGTCTTTTCAAAGGGAAGCGAACTGGGAGAGGAAATGCGAACCGTCATCGCCATGCGGCCGGACTGGATCGTATTTACGACGGGAATCGGCTTTGAGGCGCTGTTGGAAGCGGCCGACCGGGAGGGAATGGCTGCTCAATGGCATCGAACGATCAAGGAAGCGAACGTGGCTGCCCGCGGCTATAAAACGGTGACGGCGTTGAAACAAATCGGCGTCACCCCGGTGGCCGCAAGCGAGGACGGGACGACGAAAGGGTTGATTGCTGCTCTTTATGGGCACGACTTTGCGGAAAAAAACGTTGTTGTACAGCTGTACGGCGATACCGCGCCATCCTTGAAGCAGTTTTTTCTTGAACAAGGCGCTTTGTATACGGAATTGTTGCCATACCGGCATATCGCTCCGGATGAGGAGACACTGGCGACATTGTATAAAGAAATCGTCGGGCGCGAAGTCGATGCCGTCTGTTTTACATCGGCGATGCAAGTCCGCTTTTTCTTTTCGTTCGCCCGCGAGAAAAAAGAGATCGCACCGCTCTTTGACGCGTTTCGCACCGATGTCGTGGCCTGCGCCGTTGGCAAAGTGACAAAAGAAGCATTGGAAGAAGAGGGAGTCGATCGCGTCATCGCCCCGGAACATGAGCGGATGGGGGCGATGATTGTGACGCTTGCCCGTTATTTTCAACAATAA
- the ina gene encoding Immune inhibitor A precursor: MKKRSITSLVAALSLGMGLWAAPAAAPQAANSGAPLAARHGGPVDLAVANEEKLAEMLKKSGKLRADATPAEAEAAVRAYLKQKAAHTSKEKGELHEYEAKRADVLREKGQKNSILNGKGKKLGQTKNDSVPSVKPEAWNGGKRVDRVLVLLIEYPDFPHNRIQPNETDMYYKDYTREHYEDMIFGGDDGYYAGPNGEKLISVKKYYEEQSGGSYSIEGKVAGWYQAKYPAKYYGGNVPTPDGNDANPRALVREALAAAAQDPTIDLREFDQEDRYDLDGDGNYREPDGLIDHLMIVHSSVGEESGGGSLGGDAIWSHRWNLGSVYRIPNTTTDVPYWRGQLAAYDYTIEPADGAAGVFAHEYGHDLGLPDEYDTIYSGLGEPIAYWSIMSSGSWAGRIPGTEPTGFSAWAKQFLQSTMPGSNWLTGATVEWNEITKDGVEVLLDEASTKGTNHDAVRINLPKKETVVTIPPSGAYAYFSGSGNNLDHTMATTIDLTKASKAMLAFDTWYAIEKDWDYGAVEVKPHGSNEWTTIQGNITTTDNPYGQNPGNGITGTSNGWVKAEFDLSAYAGQTIDLRFHYITDVAVSEAGWYIDNIQVTADGAIVLADDAEGDSAFAVEGFEKSDGKRYSDHYYLLEWRNHRGVDEGLAHILRGDRLLSYDPGLVVWYVDEGYDNNWTGVHPGEGFLGVVDADQHTLKWSGNTTAPTRYQVHDAAFSLQKGAPFRVAINGSQLIDNDTSPTPVFDDSRSYDNKGAVDAGRNVPNYGLKIRVIGESADRTAARVLIYR; the protein is encoded by the coding sequence TTGAAGAAACGGTCGATCACATCACTTGTTGCTGCGCTGTCGCTTGGAATGGGTCTATGGGCAGCGCCGGCGGCCGCCCCGCAGGCCGCCAATTCGGGAGCACCTTTGGCAGCCAGGCACGGCGGTCCGGTCGATTTGGCGGTGGCGAATGAAGAGAAGCTGGCGGAGATGTTGAAAAAAAGCGGCAAGCTTCGCGCTGACGCCACCCCAGCTGAGGCGGAAGCAGCGGTGCGCGCCTATTTAAAACAAAAGGCGGCCCACACTTCGAAAGAAAAAGGAGAATTGCACGAATACGAGGCAAAGCGGGCCGATGTGCTGCGCGAGAAGGGGCAGAAAAACAGTATTTTGAATGGGAAAGGAAAAAAGCTTGGCCAGACGAAAAACGATTCCGTTCCGTCTGTCAAGCCAGAGGCATGGAACGGTGGCAAGCGGGTGGACCGCGTGCTCGTTTTGCTCATTGAATACCCGGATTTTCCGCACAACCGCATTCAACCGAATGAGACGGATATGTATTATAAAGATTATACCCGTGAACATTATGAAGACATGATTTTCGGCGGGGATGACGGCTATTACGCAGGACCGAACGGAGAAAAACTCATCTCGGTGAAAAAGTATTATGAAGAGCAATCAGGCGGCAGCTATTCGATCGAAGGAAAAGTGGCGGGCTGGTATCAGGCGAAGTATCCGGCTAAATACTATGGCGGCAACGTGCCGACCCCGGATGGCAATGACGCCAATCCGCGGGCGCTTGTGCGCGAGGCGCTGGCGGCGGCCGCCCAGGATCCGACCATTGATTTGCGTGAGTTTGACCAAGAGGATCGCTACGATTTAGACGGCGACGGCAATTATCGCGAACCGGACGGTTTGATTGACCATTTAATGATCGTTCACTCCAGCGTCGGAGAAGAATCGGGCGGCGGTTCGCTCGGCGGCGACGCGATTTGGTCGCACCGCTGGAATTTAGGATCGGTCTATCGCATCCCGAACACAACAACCGATGTGCCGTATTGGCGCGGCCAGCTGGCGGCGTACGACTACACAATCGAACCGGCCGATGGGGCGGCAGGGGTGTTTGCCCATGAATACGGCCACGATTTAGGGTTGCCGGATGAATATGATACGATTTACTCCGGCTTGGGCGAGCCCATTGCCTATTGGTCGATTATGTCAAGCGGAAGTTGGGCGGGACGCATTCCGGGCACCGAGCCGACCGGCTTCAGCGCCTGGGCGAAACAGTTTTTGCAATCGACGATGCCGGGAAGCAACTGGCTGACCGGGGCGACCGTTGAATGGAATGAGATTACAAAAGACGGTGTAGAAGTATTGCTTGACGAAGCAAGCACGAAAGGGACGAACCATGACGCTGTGCGCATCAATTTGCCGAAAAAGGAAACGGTCGTCACTATTCCGCCAAGCGGTGCGTACGCCTATTTCTCTGGAAGCGGAAACAACTTAGATCATACGATGGCAACGACGATCGATTTGACGAAAGCGTCCAAGGCGATGCTCGCTTTTGACACATGGTATGCGATTGAGAAAGATTGGGATTACGGGGCGGTGGAAGTAAAACCGCATGGCAGCAACGAATGGACAACAATTCAAGGAAACATTACAACGACCGACAATCCGTACGGGCAAAACCCTGGCAACGGCATTACCGGTACGTCAAACGGCTGGGTGAAGGCGGAATTTGACTTGTCGGCCTATGCAGGCCAAACGATTGACCTCCGTTTCCATTACATCACTGATGTGGCGGTGTCGGAAGCCGGCTGGTATATTGACAACATTCAAGTGACAGCTGATGGGGCAATCGTGCTTGCCGACGACGCCGAAGGGGACAGCGCCTTTGCGGTGGAAGGCTTTGAAAAGAGCGATGGCAAGCGGTATTCGGATCATTACTATTTGTTGGAATGGCGCAACCACCGCGGCGTCGATGAAGGGCTCGCCCATATTTTGCGCGGCGACCGGCTTCTTTCGTACGATCCAGGGCTTGTCGTCTGGTATGTGGATGAAGGCTATGACAACAACTGGACGGGCGTCCATCCGGGCGAAGGGTTTCTTGGCGTTGTGGATGCCGACCAGCATACGTTAAAATGGTCGGGCAATACGACAGCGCCGACTCGCTATCAAGTGCACGATGCGGCGTTCAGCCTGCAAAAAGGAGCTCCATTCCGTGTGGCAATCAATGGCTCACAGCTGATCGACAACGATACATCGCCGACGCCGGTGTTTGACGACAGCCGGTCGTATGACAATAAAGGGGCCGTCGACGCCGGCCGGAATGTGCCCAACTATGGCCTAAAAATCCGCGTCATCGGCGAAAGCGCTGACCGCACCGCAGCGCGCGTGTTGATTTACCGCTGA
- the kinE_2 gene encoding Sporulation kinase E, with protein MLSILKDFLLNLFFILLPVFLVPLCTEQEKRPKRFRLYLPTICYAVVIMLCITLPVGTESDFIFDLRQIPLWLGGLYGGAGAATVLAFTAIAYRSLFGGAGVFVTAVVSIAIAAASRLLTKTFAQLPAKQRTLLATLLSFASGLLTVAMAGWMAPFDRPPLSVSLIFLLVQPASMFIVCAFREMVHHNIALRKRIIRAEKMEAVTHLAASISHEIRNPLTAARGFIQLIEEQPLAADKRRQYARIAMEELDRAEAIITDYLTFAKPAPETPEKLNVKLEIERVVDIIRPLANMNCVDMKTTLAPFSVIGEREKFRQCLLNVIKNAIEAMPNGGTLQIYVSIDNGRVLIRIADTGVGMTKEQLERLGEPYFTTKGVKGTGLGMMVVYRIIESMNGTIRIESEIHKGTTVSIYLPLAPSPSSSTISDKEKQLFAAL; from the coding sequence ATGCTTAGTATTTTAAAAGACTTTTTGCTCAACTTGTTTTTCATCCTTCTGCCGGTGTTCCTCGTTCCCCTCTGTACGGAGCAGGAGAAGAGGCCAAAACGATTCCGCCTTTATTTGCCGACCATTTGTTACGCCGTCGTGATCATGTTATGCATCACCCTCCCGGTCGGAACAGAGAGCGATTTCATCTTCGACTTGCGGCAAATTCCTCTGTGGCTTGGCGGTTTGTACGGCGGAGCGGGGGCGGCGACGGTTTTAGCGTTTACGGCGATCGCCTACCGCTCGCTGTTCGGCGGAGCTGGCGTCTTCGTCACCGCCGTCGTTTCCATCGCCATCGCAGCAGCAAGCCGTTTATTGACTAAAACGTTTGCGCAGCTGCCAGCTAAACAACGAACGTTGCTAGCGACATTGCTCAGCTTCGCTTCCGGCCTGTTGACAGTCGCCATGGCAGGGTGGATGGCTCCCTTCGATCGTCCCCCGCTTTCCGTCTCGCTCATTTTTTTGCTTGTGCAGCCAGCAAGCATGTTTATCGTTTGCGCTTTTCGAGAGATGGTGCACCATAATATCGCGTTGCGCAAACGGATTATTCGTGCCGAGAAGATGGAAGCGGTCACCCATTTGGCGGCCTCGATCTCTCATGAAATCCGTAATCCGCTCACCGCGGCCCGCGGGTTTATCCAGCTGATTGAAGAGCAGCCGCTCGCCGCTGATAAACGGCGCCAATATGCGCGCATCGCCATGGAAGAGCTCGACCGGGCGGAAGCGATCATTACCGATTATTTGACGTTCGCGAAACCCGCGCCGGAAACGCCGGAAAAACTGAACGTCAAGCTCGAAATCGAACGGGTCGTCGACATCATCCGTCCGCTTGCCAATATGAATTGCGTTGATATGAAGACAACGCTTGCCCCTTTTTCGGTCATCGGCGAGCGCGAAAAATTCCGCCAATGTTTGCTCAATGTCATAAAAAACGCCATTGAAGCGATGCCAAACGGCGGGACGTTGCAAATATACGTCTCGATCGACAATGGTCGCGTGCTCATTCGCATCGCTGATACCGGCGTTGGCATGACGAAAGAACAGCTCGAACGGCTTGGCGAACCGTATTTTACGACGAAAGGCGTCAAAGGCACGGGGCTCGGAATGATGGTCGTCTACCGCATCATTGAATCGATGAACGGAACGATCCGCATCGAAAGCGAAATACATAAAGGAACGACGGTGTCGATTTATTTGCCGCTCGCACCGTCTCCTTCTTCCTCAACGATTTCTGATAAAGAAAAACAGCTGTTTGCCGCCTTATGA